The Bacteroidales bacterium genome includes a window with the following:
- a CDS encoding family 16 glycosylhydrolase, which yields MKKLLVFCLVIFTLLPYVRGQRNSFLPGQPWPDNNGAHINAHGGGIIYHKGKYYWFGEHKGERSNSAWVGITCYSSKDLYNWKNEGVALPVEQNDSTSDIIAGCVMERPKVIYNEKTQKFILFFHLELKGRGYRAARVGIAISDKITGPYNYIRSFRPNAGKWPENMTEEQRNSEIRPESFEKEWTPEWMQAVKDGLFVRRDFQGGQMSRDMTLFVDDDKKAYHIYSSEENFTLHIAELSDDYLTHTGKYVRMAPAGHNEAPAIFKKDGKYFMITSGCTGWDPNAARLHVATNIMGPWKEYPNPCKGDGAELTFHSQSTYILPVSGKKDAFIFMADRWTPKKPIEGGYIWLPVLFNDGLPVLKWADEWDLDIFEDVRPVAEVPKDVRGWKLVWNDEFDNNGQPDPGVWSHENGFVRNEEFQWYQPDNANCADGLLTICGKKDQIKNPDYSPGNNDWRKKRPYAQYSSSCIRTTGKKEFLYGRFEIRARIPVASGAWPAIWTLGNSMEWPSNGEIDIMEYYQVKGVPHILANTAWGTEKRYHAAWNTCMFPFTEFTDKDPYWTEKFHIWRMDWDKNAIRIYLDDRLLNETLLKDTFNGSLGEHKNPFRQPHYILLNLAIGGINGGIPDDETFPLKYEIDYVRVYQKK from the coding sequence ATGAAAAAATTGCTTGTCTTTTGTCTCGTCATTTTTACGCTTTTACCCTATGTCCGGGGACAAAGGAATTCATTTCTGCCCGGCCAGCCATGGCCTGACAATAATGGTGCACATATCAATGCCCATGGCGGAGGTATAATATACCACAAGGGAAAATATTATTGGTTCGGTGAACATAAAGGAGAACGATCCAATTCGGCATGGGTCGGAATCACCTGTTATTCCTCCAAAGACCTGTATAACTGGAAAAATGAAGGCGTCGCTTTGCCTGTCGAACAGAATGATTCGACAAGTGATATTATCGCAGGTTGTGTGATGGAACGTCCCAAAGTGATATACAATGAGAAAACACAAAAATTTATCCTGTTTTTTCATCTGGAACTAAAAGGAAGAGGATATCGTGCGGCACGGGTTGGAATTGCCATATCAGACAAGATCACAGGCCCATACAACTATATCCGTTCTTTCAGGCCCAACGCCGGAAAATGGCCGGAAAATATGACTGAAGAACAACGAAACTCAGAAATTCGTCCGGAAAGTTTCGAAAAAGAGTGGACCCCGGAGTGGATGCAAGCCGTTAAAGACGGATTATTTGTTCGCCGTGATTTTCAGGGAGGACAGATGTCACGGGATATGACCCTCTTCGTGGACGATGATAAGAAAGCCTACCATATTTATTCATCCGAAGAAAACTTCACTTTACATATAGCAGAACTTTCCGATGATTATCTGACCCATACGGGAAAATATGTGCGTATGGCTCCTGCCGGCCATAATGAGGCTCCTGCTATCTTTAAAAAAGACGGAAAATATTTCATGATCACGTCCGGATGTACCGGATGGGATCCAAATGCTGCCAGACTTCATGTCGCCACAAATATTATGGGCCCATGGAAAGAATATCCGAATCCGTGTAAAGGTGATGGGGCCGAACTGACTTTCCATTCCCAGAGCACGTATATTTTACCTGTATCCGGCAAAAAGGACGCCTTCATTTTTATGGCAGATCGCTGGACACCAAAAAAACCTATTGAAGGCGGGTATATCTGGTTACCGGTCCTGTTTAACGATGGACTACCTGTATTGAAATGGGCAGATGAATGGGATTTGGACATTTTCGAAGATGTCCGGCCGGTCGCAGAAGTTCCAAAGGATGTACGCGGATGGAAATTAGTCTGGAATGATGAATTTGATAATAACGGACAACCTGATCCCGGTGTATGGAGTCATGAAAACGGTTTTGTCAGAAATGAAGAATTTCAATGGTATCAACCGGATAATGCCAATTGTGCAGACGGACTGCTTACCATATGCGGAAAAAAAGACCAGATAAAAAATCCTGATTATTCGCCTGGTAATAACGATTGGCGTAAAAAAAGGCCTTATGCCCAATATAGCTCATCCTGTATCAGAACGACCGGTAAAAAAGAATTCCTGTATGGCCGGTTTGAAATAAGGGCCAGGATCCCTGTAGCCAGTGGAGCATGGCCGGCTATATGGACATTGGGAAACTCTATGGAATGGCCTTCAAACGGAGAGATAGATATCATGGAATATTATCAGGTAAAAGGTGTACCACATATCCTGGCCAATACGGCATGGGGAACCGAAAAAAGATATCATGCTGCATGGAATACCTGTATGTTCCCTTTCACTGAATTCACTGATAAAGATCCTTACTGGACGGAAAAATTTCATATATGGCGGATGGATTGGGATAAAAACGCTATCAGGATCTATCTCGATGATCGCTTACTGAATGAGACCTTGTTAAAGGATACGTTCAACGGATCTTTGGGTGAACACAAAAATCCTTTCAGGCAGCCTCATTATATATTATTAAATCTGGCCATAGGTGGAATAAACGGAGGCATTCCGGACGATGAAACATTCCCCCTGAAGTATGAAATCGATTATGTACGGGTTTATCAGAAAAAATAA
- a CDS encoding glycoside hydrolase family 43 protein, translating to MKSIIFCSIIAVLCTIRVSAQRNAFYPGQIWPDDKGVHINAHGGGILVMGDTYYWFGEHKTDGDLGNTAQIGVHCYSSKDLYNWKDEGVALWVITDDPAHSIAKGCILERPKVIYNKKNNQYVMWFHLEPKGAGYTGALSGIAVSDQPAGPYTFVKAIRPNAGYWPVNVLEVHKSDKIPSKGQRFSGGDLPSHPDTLNLLGRDMPGGQMARDMNLFVDDDGTAYHIYSSEENSTLHISQLNDDYTDCSGKYARFFPGRFMEAPAIFKKDGKYYLIMSGCTGWAPNAGRSAVASSIWGPWEELGNPFTGEDANLSFHSQSTYVLPVAGKNAFIYMGDRWLPKNPIDGRYVWLPIQFENGKPVIKWKDEWNLDSFNKTK from the coding sequence ATGAAATCGATTATTTTTTGTAGCATTATTGCTGTTTTGTGCACTATCCGGGTTTCAGCACAAAGAAATGCATTTTATCCCGGACAGATATGGCCTGATGACAAAGGAGTACATATCAACGCACATGGAGGAGGGATACTGGTGATGGGAGACACATACTATTGGTTCGGTGAACATAAGACAGACGGGGATCTGGGAAATACAGCCCAGATTGGTGTACATTGCTATTCATCTAAAGATCTGTATAACTGGAAAGATGAAGGAGTGGCATTATGGGTAATAACGGATGACCCCGCTCATAGTATTGCAAAAGGGTGTATCCTCGAACGTCCGAAGGTAATTTATAACAAGAAAAACAACCAGTATGTGATGTGGTTTCATCTGGAACCCAAAGGAGCAGGTTATACCGGTGCTTTAAGCGGGATTGCGGTAAGCGATCAGCCGGCAGGACCATATACCTTTGTAAAGGCGATCCGGCCAAATGCCGGGTACTGGCCGGTCAATGTACTGGAGGTACACAAATCAGATAAAATACCATCAAAAGGACAACGTTTCAGTGGAGGTGACCTTCCCTCCCACCCGGACACTTTGAACCTGCTTGGCAGGGATATGCCCGGAGGGCAAATGGCCAGGGATATGAATCTTTTCGTGGATGACGACGGAACCGCCTACCATATTTATTCTTCGGAAGAGAACAGCACATTGCATATTTCACAGTTAAATGACGATTATACCGATTGCTCAGGTAAATATGCACGTTTCTTTCCCGGACGTTTTATGGAAGCACCGGCTATATTTAAAAAAGACGGAAAATATTACCTGATCATGTCCGGATGCACAGGCTGGGCACCCAATGCCGGCCGTTCAGCTGTAGCTTCTTCTATCTGGGGGCCATGGGAAGAATTAGGAAATCCCTTCACCGGTGAAGATGCCAACCTTTCATTTCACTCGCAAAGTACATATGTTCTACCGGTTGCCGGGAAAAACGCCTTTATTTACATGGGGGACCGATGGCTTCCCAAAAATCCTATTGACGGAAGATATGTCTGGTTACCCATACAATTTGAAAACGGGAAACCGGTCATCAAATGGAAAGATGAATGGAACCTGGATTCATTCAACAAAACCAAATAA